The Acidobacteriota bacterium genome window below encodes:
- a CDS encoding alpha-hydroxy-acid oxidizing protein yields the protein MKVDRRESLRKFGAFVAGSPLAQGEPRAQGEPGGGAPPSDRQAPVLELVNVPEFEEQARLVLAPARFEAIGGGHRTSFDRMTFRQRLMVYAMDLDLTTSLYGYDMFAPIIVGPVGNQGDIHPEGELATARGASAGKAVMVATRQSSHPIEEIVAASAEPVWYQLYADSGSLGDDAARAVEAGCRAICVTVGVSSSDHRPTSTDWDAVVALAEAVDVPVVVKGVMSVDAAETALAAGAEGLVVSNHGGLVDRGTGTLAIDVLPAVADAVAGRVPVLVDGSFRRGTDVLKGLALGAAAVMVARPPMWGLAAYGAEGVQTVVEILQTELARNMAASGRPTIAMIDRELVRFDSR from the coding sequence ATGAAGGTCGACAGGCGGGAATCCTTGCGGAAGTTCGGTGCGTTCGTGGCCGGGTCGCCCTTGGCGCAGGGCGAACCTCGTGCGCAGGGGGAGCCCGGCGGCGGGGCGCCTCCCTCGGACCGGCAGGCTCCGGTGCTGGAGCTGGTCAACGTCCCCGAGTTCGAGGAGCAGGCGCGCCTGGTGCTGGCGCCCGCGCGGTTCGAGGCGATCGGCGGCGGTCACCGCACGTCGTTCGACAGGATGACGTTCCGGCAGCGGTTGATGGTCTACGCCATGGACCTCGACCTGACCACCAGCCTGTACGGGTACGACATGTTCGCCCCGATCATCGTCGGCCCGGTCGGCAACCAGGGCGACATCCATCCCGAAGGCGAGCTGGCCACCGCGCGCGGCGCATCGGCCGGCAAGGCGGTCATGGTGGCGACGCGACAGTCGAGCCACCCTATCGAGGAGATCGTGGCGGCGAGCGCCGAACCGGTCTGGTACCAGCTCTATGCCGACAGCGGCTCGCTGGGGGACGACGCGGCGCGTGCCGTCGAGGCCGGCTGCCGGGCGATCTGTGTCACGGTGGGCGTGTCGTCCTCCGATCATCGGCCGACCTCGACGGATTGGGACGCAGTCGTCGCGCTCGCCGAGGCGGTCGACGTGCCGGTCGTCGTCAAGGGCGTCATGAGCGTCGACGCCGCGGAGACCGCGCTGGCGGCCGGCGCAGAGGGGCTGGTGGTGTCGAACCACGGCGGCCTCGTCGACCGCGGCACCGGCACGCTGGCCATCGACGTGCTGCCGGCCGTGGCCGACGCGGTGGCCGGCCGCGTCCCGGTGCTGGTGGACGGCAGCTTCCGCCGCGGCACCGACGTCCTCAAGGGCCTCGCGCTCGGCGCCGCCGCCGTCATGGTGGCCCGCCCGCCCATGTGGGGCCTCGCCGCCTACGGGGCCGAGGGCGTCCAGACCGTCGTAGAGATTCTCCAGACCGAGCTGGCCCGCAACATGGCGGCTTCAGGGCGCCCGACCATCGCGATGATCGACCGCGAGCTGGTGCGGTTCGACTCGCGTTAG